In Dermacentor andersoni chromosome 4, qqDerAnde1_hic_scaffold, whole genome shotgun sequence, the following proteins share a genomic window:
- the Cyp40 gene encoding peptidyl-prolyl cis-trans isomerase D, whose product MSDSPMLPNPHVFLDVRIGEEFVGRIVIELFRQIQPQTTENFRALCTGEKGVGVSKVPLYYKGCKFHKIMPKFMVQGGDITHGDGSGGESIYGRFFPDEDLSLKHDRPGLVGMANSGPNTNGSQFYIVTVPTPHLDGKHVIFGQVVKGMGVVSVLEYVRTNESDVPAEECVIENCGEIPPGGDFGICEQDNTEDVFPPFPDDSDLDFSNIEHIMCVAEKIRQSGNHYFRKEDYVSANAKYKKALRYLNRLHEVNELSKEQESKIASVVLPCILNSAASKLKLKRYHQALDDCDEALDLEPRHPKALFRRGQAFHGMRDYDKSMANLQQALSLSPNNKAILSEIAAVKGEMQAYKAKERKAYAKLFN is encoded by the exons ATGTCGGACTCTCCGATGTTACCGAATCCACACGTGTTTCTCGACGTACGAATTGGTGAAGAATTCG ttGGGCGCATAGTGATTGAACTTTTCCGGCAAATTCAACCACAGACTACGGAGAACTTTCGAGCCCTGTGCACTGGAGAGAAAGGAGTGGGAGTCAGCAAAGTGCCTCTTTACTACAAGGGATGCAAGTTTCACAAAA TTATGCCAAAATTCATGGTACAAGGTGGGGACATCACACATGGAGATGGAAGCGGAGGAGAAAGCATCTATGGCCGCTTTTTCCCAGACGAGGACCTTTCACTAAAA CATGACCGTCCAGGACTAGTGGGCATGGCCAACAGTGGGCCGAACACAAACGGCTCGCAGTTTTATATTGTGACCGTGCCCACCCCCCATCTTGATGGCAAGCACGTCATCTTTGGTCAGGTTGTCAAAGGCATGGGTGTGGTCTCTGTGCTGGAGTATGTTCGCACCAACGAAAGTGACGTGCCTGCTGAG GAATGTGTCATAGAGAACTGTGGTGAGATACCCCCTGGTGGTGACTTTGGCATTTGTGAGCAGGACAACACTGAAGATGTTTTTCCTCCTTTCCCTGATGACTCAGACCTTGACTTCAGCAAT ATTGAGCACATAATGTGTGTGGCTGAAAAAATCCGGCAGTCGGGTAACCACTACTTCCGGAAAGAAGACTATGTTTCAGCAAATGCCAAGTACAAGAAAGCTTTGAG GTATCTCAACAGGCTACACGAGGTGAACGAGCTTTCCAAAGAGCAGGAGAGCAAGATTGCCAGTGTGGTACTGCCTTGCATTCTTAACAG TGCTGCATCCAAGCTGAAGTTAAAGAGGTACCATCAAGCATTGGATGACTGTGATGAG GCCCTTGACCTTGAACCGAGACACCCCAAGGCACTCTTCCGGAGAGGCCAGGCTTTCCATGGCATGAGGGACTATGACAAAAGCATG gcaaaCCTACAGCAAGCACTCTCCCTCTCCCCCAACAATAAAG